The following are from one region of the Phycisphaeraceae bacterium genome:
- the csrA gene encoding carbon storage regulator CsrA — protein MLVLSRQRDETIMIGDEIEITVVDIRGDKVRLGISAPAKIAVHRKEVYEAIRTENERAAGLTGGELSALNQISAGPQRGPRTGVGALAGGKTLTNISTNQSGADAARGAQGSAGTSAPQSHELRTA, from the coding sequence CGCGACGAAACGATCATGATCGGCGACGAGATCGAGATCACGGTCGTGGATATCCGCGGCGACAAGGTCCGTCTGGGCATCAGCGCCCCGGCGAAGATCGCGGTGCACCGCAAAGAGGTGTACGAGGCGATCCGGACCGAGAACGAGCGAGCCGCCGGGCTGACCGGGGGCGAGCTGAGCGCGCTGAACCAGATTTCCGCCGGCCCCCAGCGGGGCCCGCGCACAGGCGTCGGAGCCCTCGCAGGGGGCAAGACGCTGACGAACATCTCGACCAACCAGAGCGGGGCCGACGCTGCGCGAGGAGCGCAGGGATCGGCCGGTACATCCGCACCGCAGTCGCACGAGTTGCGAACCGCCTGA